A region of Solanum stenotomum isolate F172 unplaced genomic scaffold, ASM1918654v1 scaffold31451, whole genome shotgun sequence DNA encodes the following proteins:
- the LOC125852001 gene encoding dehydrodolichyl diphosphate synthase CPT5, chloroplastic-like isoform X1 encodes MAFSLQLQPIFISPSRFCFQSKSTNPQIIPNLTKRPSIHPFAYAQNDATSNIEAAKSSINSSAEEVSLPPELRRELMPKHIAVILDGNRRWAKKRGLPVALGYTAGIRALRNFVKLSYNWGIRALTLFAFSSENWFRPKAEVDLLMGLFDKVVKDELENLARAGIRISIIGDSSKLPKSLQDLIEKAVMTTKANSRLHLVAAVNYSGQHDVVQACQTIAQKVKDGNIEPEDINSFLVEQELQTKCTEFPSPDLLIRTSGELRLSNFLLWQLAYTELFFSHSQWPDFGEAEFLEALSSFQQRQRRYGGQSS; translated from the exons ATGGCGTTCTCACTTCAGCTCCAACCAATCTTCATTTCTCCCAGTAGATTTTGCTTCCAATCAAAATCAACAAACCCTCAAATTATCCCCAATTTAACAAAAAGACCGTCAATTCATCCATTTGCCTATGCTCAAAACGACGCCACTAGCAACATCGAAGCAGCCAAGAGTTCAATTAATTCTTCGGCGGAGGAAGTTTCGTTGCCTCCAGAATTGAGGAGAGAATTGATGCCGAAACATATTGCAGTGATATTGGATGGGAATAGAAGGTGGGCAAAGAAGAGAGGATTACCGGTTGCGTTAGGTTACACCGCCGGTATTCGAGCTCTTAGGAACTTTGTTAAGCTCAGCTACAATTGGGGAATTAGGGCTCTTACTCTATTTGCTTTTTCCTCTGAAAATTGGTTCCGTCCTAAA GCGGAAGTTGATCTTTTGATGGGCTTGTTCGATAAAGTAGTGAAAGATGAACTTGAAAATCTTGCCAG AGCAGGGATTCGAATATCTATAATTGGAGACTCCAGTAAGCTCCCCAAGTCATTGCAGGACTTGATAGAGAAAGCGGTAATGACTACAAAAGCAAACTCCCGACTTCACCTCGTTGCTGCAGTAAACTATAGTGGACAGCATGATGTTGTACAAGCTTGTCAAACCATTGCTCAAAAAGTTAAGGATGGCAATATCGAACCCGAAGACATTAATAGTTTCCTAGTAGAACAGGAATTACAAACAAAATGCACTGAATTTCCAAGTCCTGATTTACTCATAAGGACTAGTGGGGAGCTTAGACTTAGCAATTTCTTACTTTGGCAGTTGGCCTATACTGAACTCTTCTTTTCTCATTCACAATGGCCTGATTTTGGTGAAGCTGAATTTTTAGAGGCTTTATCTTCGTTTCAGCAAAGACAGAGGCGCTACGGTGGACAGAGTTCCTAG